The following are from one region of the Ictalurus furcatus strain D&B chromosome 11, Billie_1.0, whole genome shotgun sequence genome:
- the sec61a1 gene encoding protein transport protein Sec61 subunit alpha-like 1, with protein MGIKFLEVIKPFCAVLPEIQKPERKIQFREKVLWTAITLFIFLVCCQIPLFGIMSSDSADPFYWMRVILASNRGTLMELGISPIVTSGLIMQLLAGAKIIEVGDTPKDRALFNGAQKLFGMIITIGQAIVYVMTGMYGDPSEMGAGICLLIIIQLFVAGLIVLLLDELLQKGYGLGSGISLFIATNICETIVWKAFSPTTVNTGRGTEFEGAIIALFHLLATRTDKVRALREAFYRQNLPNLMNLISTVFVFAVVIYFQGFRVDLPIKSARYRGQYNTYPIKLFYTSNIPIILQSALVSNLYVISQMLSTRFSGNFLVNLLGTWSDTSTGGPARAYPVGGLCYYLSPPESFGSVLEDPVHTVIYIVFMLGSCAFFSKTWIEVSGSSAKDVAKQLKEQQMVMRGHRETSMVHELNRYIPTAAAFGGLCIGGLSVMADFLGAIGSGTGILLAVTIIYQYFEIFVKEQSEVGSIGGLLF; from the exons ATGGGAA TTAAGTTCTTAGAGGTCATCAAGCCGTTCTGTGCGGTTTTACCCGAGATCCAAAAACCAGAAAGGAAG ATCCAGTTCAGAGAAAAAGTTCTATGGACGGCCATCACCTTGTTCATCTTTCTCGTCTGCTGCCAg aTCCCTCTGTTTGGGATCATGTCTTCAGACTCGGCAGATCCCTTCTACTGGATGAGAGTCATTCTGGCGTCCAACAGGG GTACTCTGATGGAGTTGGGAATCTCCCCCATCGTGACCTCTGGCCTTATCATGCAGCTGCTGGCTGGAGCTAAGATCATCGAGGTTGGAGACACACCTAAAGACAGGGCGCTGTTTAACGGAGCCCAGAAAC TGTTCGGGATGATCATCACTATTGGCCAGGCAATCGTGTACGTGATGACCGGCATGTACGGAGACCCGTCAGAGATGGGAGCTGGGATCTGCCTCCTCATCATCATTCAG cTGTTTGTGGCTGGTCTGATTGTGCTGCTGCTGGACGAGCTGCTTCAGAAAGGATACGGTTTGGGCTCGGGTATCTCCCTCTTCATCGCCACAAACATCTGTGAGACCATCGTCTGGAAAGCCTTCAGTCCAACGACAGTGAACACAGGCAGAG GCACCGAGTTTGAGGGCGCCATCATTGCTCTGTTCCACCTGCTGGCCACTCGGACCGATAAAGTACGTGCGCTGAGAGAGGCCTTCTACAGGCAGAACCTGCCCAACCTCATGAACCTCATCTCTACCGTCTTCGTCTTCGCCGTGGTCATATACTTCCAG GGCTTCAGAGTGGATCTGCCCATCAAGTCGGCACGCTACCGTGGCCAATACAACACCTATCCCATCAAGCTTTTCTACACCTCTAATATTCCCATCATCCTGCAGTCTGCGCTGGTGTCCAACCTCTACGTCATCTCGCAGATGCTCTCCACTCGCTTCAGCGGCAACTTCCTGGTTAACCTGCTGGGAACCTGGTCT GACACATCTACCGGTGGTCCGGCTCGCGCCTACCCTGTCGGAGGTCTGTGTTACTATCTCTCTCCTCCGGAATCGTTCGGCTCCGTGTTAGAGGATCCGGTGCACACCGTCATCTACATCGTGTTCATGCTGGGCTCCTGCGCGTTCTTCTCCAAGACGTGGATCGAAGTGTCCGGATCATCCGCCAAAGAC GTGGCTAAACAGCTTAAGGAGCAGCAGATGGTGATGAGGGGACACAGAGAGACGTCCATGGTGCATGAGCTCAACAG gtACATCCCCACAGCTGCTGCATTCGGCGGCCTGTGCATCGGCGGTCTCTCGGTCATGGCCGATTTTTTGGGAGCGATCGGCTCAGGAACGGGGATCTTACTGGCCGTCACCATCATCTACCAGTATTTCGAGATCTTCGTTAAGGAGCAGAGCGAAGTCGGCAGCATCGGAGGGCTACTCTTCTAA
- the uroc1 gene encoding urocanate hydratase: MTSLKELCRGLPLDPLPTNRGRDPDVPHAPVRTPNLTAEEKRLALRNALRYFPPALHESLAPEFAEELTQYGHIYMYRFCPTLRMRAYPIDQYPCKTRHAAAIMHMIMNNLDPSVAQFPQELVTYGGNGQVLSNWAQFWLVCHYLSTMTEEQTLVMYSGHPLGLFPSLPSSPRCVITNGMVIPNYSSRESYEKMFALGNTMYGQMTAGSYCYIGPQGIVHGTMLTVLNAGRRYLGTSDLRGRVFVSSGLGGMSGAQAKAAVIAGCIGVIAEVDEAPLKKRHEQGWVMEVAKDLDCCVQRIREARRSKMALSLGYHGNIVALWERLWQEYERTGELLVDLGSDQTSLHNPFSGGYYPVQLSFTQANQLMNTDPQRFRATVHESLGRHVAAINKLSEKGMFFWDYGNAFLLEAKRAGAEVEKTGGGATEFKYPSYVQHIMGDIFSLGFGPFRWVCTSGNPADLAQTDDIATTVLEEISATVTERVRQQYIDNIRWIREAGKHNMVVGSQARILYSDQRGRVSIALAINQAIAKGRVTAPVVISRDHHDVSGTDSPFRETSNIYDGSAFCADMAVQNVIGDAFRGATWVALHNGGGVGWGEVMNGGFGLVLDGSEEAGKRARMMLNWDVSNGVARRCWSGNSNAYETIRLTMEDQRDLRVTMPYHVQEEHLLERTLQG; encoded by the exons ATGACAAGTTTAAAGGAGCTTTGTAGAGGGTTACCTCTCGACCCGCTTCCAACCAATCGTGGCAGAGACCCAGATGTGCCTCATGCACCTGTTCGTACACCAAACCTTACCGCCGAGGAGAAACGA CTTGCTCTGAGGAATGCTTTGAGATATTTTCCTCCGGCTCTTCATGAGAGTCTGGCTCCCGAATTTGCCGAGGAGCTCACGCAGTATGGACACATTTACATGTATCGGTTCTGCCCTACCCTACGCATGAG GGCGTATCCTATCGATCAGTACCCCTGTAAGACCAGACATGCAGCAGCCATCATGCACATGATCATGAATAACCTGGATCCTTCTGTAGCACAG TTTCCACAGGAGCTTGTCACCTACGGAGGAAACGGACAAGTGTTAAGCAACTGGGCTCAG ttcTGGCTGGTGTGTCATTACCTAAGCACTATGACTGAAGAGCAGACTCTGGTGATGTACAGTGGTCACCCACTCGGCCTGTTTCCCAGCCTGCCCTCATCCCCGCGCTGCGTCATCACTAACGgcatg GTCATCCCGAACTATTCCTCCAGGGAGAGCTATGAGAAGATGTTTGCTCTGGGAAACACCAT gtATGGACAGATGACTGCAGGAAGTTATTGCTACATTGGTCCTCAGGGCATCGTTCATGGCACCATG CTGACCGTGTTGAATGCAGGACGGCGTTACCTCGGCACGAGTGACCTGAGAGGTCGTGTGTTCGTGTCCTCCGGTTTAGGTGGTATGAGTGGAGCCCAGGCGAAAGCTGCGGTCATCGCCGGCTGTATCGGCGTTATTGCAGAG GTGGATGAAGCTCCTCTGAAGAAGAGGCATGAGCAGGGCTGGGTGATGGAGGTCGCGAAGGACCTCGACTGCTGCGTCCAGCGCATCAG GGAGGCTAGGAGATCCAAGATGGCCCTGAGTTTGggttaccatggcaacattGTGGCATTGTG ggagCGTCTGTGGCAGGAGTACGAGCGCACAGGAGAATTACTGGTGGATTTGGGTTCTGATCAGACATCACTGCACAACCCCTTCAGCGGTGGTTATTACCCGGTCCAGCTCAGCTTTACGCAGGCCAACCAGCTCATGAACACCGACCCTCAGAGATTCAGAGCCACCGTACATGAAAG TCTCGGTAGACACGTCGCGGCCATTAATAAGCTCTCGGAGAAGGGAATGTTCTTCTGGGATTACGGCAATGCCTTTCTACTGGAGGCCAAACGAGCAG GTGCTGAGGTAGAGAAGACAGGAGGAGGTGCTACAGAGTTTAAATATCCTTCATATGTCCAGCATATAATGGG CGATATCTTCTCTCTGGGTTTCGGGCCGTTCCGCTGGGTCTGTACCTCGGGAAACCCCGCTGATCTAGCGCAGACCGATGACATCGCCACTACTGTGCTGGAAGAGATCAGCGCCACTGTGACCGAGCGAGTCCGACAACAGTACATTGACAACATTCGCTGGATCCGTGAGGCCGGAAAACACAACATG GTGGTGGGCTCTCAGGCTCGTATTCTCTACTCCGACCAGAGAGGAAGAGTGTCCATCGCTTTGGCCATAAACCAGGCCATCGCAAAAGGCAGAGTCACG GCTCCTGTAGTGATCAGCAGAGATCATCATGATGTCAGTGGCACTGACAGCCCCTTCAGAGAGACCTCCAATATATACGATGGGTCTGCTTTCTGTGCAG ATATGGCGGTGCAGAACGTTATCGGTGACGCTTTCCGTGGTGCCACGTGGGTCGCTTTGCATAACGGAGGCGGTGTTGGATG GGGCGAGGTAATGAACGGAGGCTTTGGATTGGTTCTGGATGGTTCTGAGGAGGCTGGAAAGAGAGCCCGGATGATGCTGAACTGGGACGTCTCTAATGGG GTGGCTCGGAGGTGCTGGTCTGGAAATTCCAATGCATATGAGACGATTCGGCTTACCATGGAGGATCAGAGAGACCTGAGAGTGACCATGCCTTATCATGTGCAGGAGGAACATCTGCTGGAGCGTACACTGCAGGGATAG